GGGAATAGAAAATAGATGTGCAGGTGGATAATTTCGTAGGATGAACTTCACATCACCTCCACGACATTTGTAATTCAAATAAATTAATTGAGGCCACAAgcatactatatatatatatatactctaTATTTATAAAGAGCGTCCATGAAGTGGTAAATATTTCACCTGGAGACCCTTACTAATGCAGTGAGTAGTTTCTCATTCCTTAAACAGGGCTCTGAACAGAGGTCACTTAAACATTTGTTGAAATCAAAACAGAGATAATCAACAGTAAAAATGAAGGATTAAATATATGAGCATTTCCACATGCACAATGTAGGGACATCTCCAGAACCTTACGAAACCCCTCAACAGTGAGGCAAATCTCAATAACAATCTGTTAGTTTGCCGGGAAGCACACAGATTGAACTCCTAAAGTGGTCTGATGGGTCCAGATTTTTGTGAGTGATGGGGAATCAGGGTTGAAAGAGCAGCTGACGATGTGCTGTACCTATCATGCAGAGTGCCAAACATAGATGCCTGTGAGCCTAATATCATCTAAGGTCACTTAAGTTGATCAATTCTAGGTTCAGCAACGTTATGAGGTCAGAACAATTAGGTCAGCTGATCATCTGAAAATACAGAATGACCCCGTTTATAGATTCATAGAATTTATCAACTGGCCAGGCAGTATAAATACAGACACTTCATGATTTGAATAATCAtgtgtaaataaaacaaacaaacatagaaATGGGGTAAAGGCATGGATAACCATGCACTGCTCCAAGTGTCCTTGGGTCATTTATGTTCAATGGTTATCTGACAAAAGATAGAGACATCTAAATTAATTCTGACTTAATTTCAGCCAAATGCAATCAAGCTGATTGGTTTGCACTTGTGGGTTTCAGATGGTGTTCCAGGCACTTCAGAAGgacaaaaataaactaaagcCTCACTAAGGAAGAAACGTGCTCTTTGATAATGACCATGGGCTCCAGACATCAGTCAATGCTTGCAAAATGATTCTCATCAAAGTCTTAAAAATGAATAATCTTTCAGGATTAAATTTATTTGTCCAATACCAGTTGaggaaataaaaatgttttctaaGTATTAAAGAGATAAATGATTTGTATGCTATTTGTCTTATGTCTATTGTGCTATTTGAATAGATGATCTCTACTGACCCTTAATGAGCAATGAAATAAACAGTATGGCCTCAATTGCCTCTTAAAATTTTTAGTGATTTTGAAACTATTttgaatacataaaaaaaactgatttctaCAGTGATTATTGTCAAGAAGGGATGAATAAAAgtatttctagaaatatggccTCAGTGCCAAAATTTGATCAACAGAGATCTCCGTCAtggtaaaaaaaagacaactattCAGCCAAAGGACATAGTGTGGGAGAATATTCAAGTAGTTTTTCATTAATAACAGCTGTTGGGTAACAGGGCTGAGGTCAGACATCTGAGAGAGGCTTAAACAAATGAAAGATAATCAAAAAAACTGAGAAACTGAAGCTGCATTTATACGCATTTAGATAAATGTGGCATCTATCATATTTGTCTGTGATGTCATGCTTATGTTAAACTATTATTTGTCAGACAGCCATTATTACCTGTAACAAGAAGTCAAACAGAGCTAGTTTGCTCCATTCATAATGATGAATAGTAGCACAGCCAGAGTTTGGCTttgggctgatgtttttatgcCAACATCTCTGTTTCAGAGAGCTCTGGTACTCCCCCCATGTTAACCTTACAGTGGCCAGGCCTGCTGCAAGGCCTTTTGGGTACAGCGATGCATCCCATGACACCACTGGACAGGACCGGGCATCTAAAGAGGAGGAAAGGTGGATTATATGGTCAGGTTTGAGCAACTGTCACATGCAAAGCTAACTGGGCATCTAATCTTCTCTGAGTAATTTCACAGTCTGTTTCCCAACATAAATCCTAATGTATTACCACAGCCCTCTCCTATGGTAAAAATTGCTCATTGAATGATGCTTTACTTTTGTTTATGTGATgcatataaagaaaaaaaaacattcatgacAACATTTTCTCTGAGACATAgtcgaggggaaaaaaaagattataaacaACCACAGATTTCTCAACCCAAGGCCAAAGACTGAAGTCATACGTCTTTCTTGGTTCTCTGCTGTATAGCTACAAATTCTGATATTAACATAATAGAAAAACAGATGCAGACATTAGTCACATGGAATGATGCAAGGAACAGAGGAAAAAGGATAGAGGCAATATTTCACCACTGTATATGTCGCTAAAATGTGTCTAAACCCTGTAAATGTATATCTTTATAGCAATGACCATCCTTAAAATGCTTAACATGTTTTCATATTATCAGATAAAGCACAACTTTTGTACTTCATGTGGTTacttaagttaaaaaaaagcacaactgGGTACCTGATTTAATAGGAAGTCCAATTAGTGACTTATGGGTTTAAGCAGCACATATATGTGCTGTAGGCTACAAAAGGTTTGTGGTGTATGATTATTCTGTGGGAGGCACATTACTGCCCTCATATAACCTATGACCTAAACAGTCCATTAATTAGTGCAGTATTACTCATAAACCAAACAACCCAGCTGGAAAATGTGATTACATGTGTCAGACATAATGATTCCACTTTTACCCACGGTCAGACAATAAGAAACGTTGACCTCCCGCTTAATAACTTACCGTGTAATAAGCTGAACTTTCTGTTTACCGCTGGCAATGTCCTATTAATCCCCAACACTCTGTCCAAGTGGAAAGCAAATACCTCCATGTTATCCACGGGGCTGTGGATGATTCCACACTGCCCTCTACATACTTCATTcctttttgagtttttttggTCGGCCAGAGGGGCAATGCTCTCACCCTCAAATATCAGAAGTGATGGGGCGTTTCCACGAAAGATTTCTTTCATGCGCAAAACTTTGCCATCCGCAAGAAAGCGCATAGTTTGCAAGTCCTGTGCGCTGAACCATGGCGGTGCCCTTTTGCTGAAAATTCGGATTGAACTGATTTTTGAATCTGCCCCAAAATCATAAGATTTGTCGATTATATTCAGTGATTTATAATCCACATCACTGCTTTCTTTCCAGGACGTCTCGGATGCAAAGTTTCGTTTAATTTGGCCTGCGTCCAGCTCCGCGGTGAGTTGTCTGTTCTGCGGAACAGACTGGATGCtcgttttagtttttttcagttttctcctcaGTTTTGGTTTAATTGTACCTCGTATATGGGGTGGTTTTTGACGCTTGGATTTCAACGTTATGTACACGACATTGGATCGAGTCGGGACCACAAACTTCGCATTGTTCTGCAAGTCAGCTGAGTCTATCATTGCATCGTTACTGTCCAAAATATTATATCCACGGGTGTGCCGATCCTTGTCCTTGTCAGTCCTTTTGTGCGGCTTTCGCTGCGGGTGTCCAACGTGTGAAACCACGAAAAACAAATAGAGCGAACATGCAATCGCAATTAACAAACTTCTTTTAGAAAGAGAGCATCTCCGAAAGTTGCTGGTCAGTTTCAAAAAAGGAAAGCACAGCCAGTGAACGCGAGACTTACCCATTGGAACTCATGTCATTATCACTGTTGAGTGTCTTTTTTCACCAAGCTCACACTGGGGAGGAGCGCAAAGCTTCCGAAACTAATTTTGGTAGGGAGGCTTTGTGGCCAGGGAGTGCAGACAACTGCGCAGAGGATGGATACTGTCAAACAACCATCTGACCCAAACAAAGAAACTTTAGCCATTTTTGAGTAGCCTATTCGGACATGTGAAAAATTACTTTGAAAAGCACCTATAGAGAACCTCGTGGGTGTTTTGTATGACCTGAAATGATAAATTCCCATAAAGCTTGTAACTTGAaactcagtaaaaaaaaaagaagttataattaaaaaaaaagtgaggctAAAGCAAAACCTTTACATTTTTTCTGCATTCTCCGTAGTTTTACATTCAAATATTTCAGACCATAAGTCCCCGTAGGAACTGATGGTGTAAACTTAGTTAGTAACACTTTAAAATCATTGGCAGGCGAATGTTATAATTTGAGGACGTTTAAGGCTTTATCTAAATGTGAAACCACAGGTAAATTCAGAGGTTATAAGGAAAAACTATCAGAAATACATTCTCTAATCGAAAGCGTTAAAAATATCCTGATCATTCACTGGCATCCCCTATGCGTTTTAAGCGACATCTTGTGGTCCATTCCACTTCTCTCGATTAGCTGAGTACAGGATCTGCATGTTGTGGAGACATAATTGAGACACATCATAAATATAACAGAACGGATAGACATTTGGAAGGAGGAAACACATATTTCCTTGTGTGATTGGAAAATGATGAAGCGCAGCAGCCCATAAAAAGGATTTTCTGATATgacaaagaacaaaaaatagAACTATTGTTGAGACGTTTTTCCTAGTCGTGCCGAAAAAAATAGTTATTGAACAAAGTTAGAGATTGATATATAAAGGGTAGGCCCGAAGTGTTTAAAgaaaacataataaatataccagaacacagtgttttcttattaatttgtttattacttgttGCTCCTCTGCAGCCTTAAAGCGCCACCTTCGCTGATTAGCTGGATAATTGGCAACACCTTGCAGGCTTTCTGCTTTCCCCTCTGCAAACGCACTCGGCACCCCAGCAGTTTTTAACATAGAAAGAGTAGTGATGTCAAACGAAAAACCaacattattttttatcatGCCCAAGGTAAATCGCTCAGCTCTTACTTTACTTGTTTGGTCGTTATTAATGGTGCTCTGTCACAGCACTGAAGGTAAGTTGACTATAATTGGTGTTTGATGAATGTGGAGTTGAGTGAGTCCTTTGAAATCGTCAATATCGGATGTTAAACTCATACAGATTCCAAAGATGGAGGTGCAACTCATGGAATTGACACACTGGAAACGAACCTCTTCAGAAACTCCAGTAATGCGACTCATTTGGCCTATGGGTTGGCTGCAAACATTGCTGCTGTACTGTTGTATGGCAGCAATGTCGTTCCTATCAAAAGAACAGAGACCGGGGATGGTAAGCATTCAATATTTAGGGGGAAATCTACACATGAGATGCAAAGTTTGTGGTTTGATCATTTGTTTAATTTACAGGTATGTTCTTTCAATGGGTAAGCTGTGCAGCAATATGGGTTGTGTCTATGCTTGGAAACTTGATGCTTCAGTCGCCCAAATTCTATCCTCTCGCAATGGTTGGAGGTGTTATCTGGACTACAGGTATTTTATGAAAAGGCAATTTGTTTGCCGTTTATTTGCTTTATCTTACCTGTGTCATAGGTTGCAGCAGATGGGCTTAAGGCCCAGAGTCCTTTTGCGGCAACCGTCTTGTGTTTTTATCTGAGGAAAATGTACCTATCTTTAGTACACTCTGTGTGGCTCAGTTCCTATATAAATTCCTTCATTGTGTATGCATTTTGCTACAGATTTATAGATCTTGCAGGAATAATTTCATATAGTTGGACCTGTAGTTCTGTCCCTGGTTGCTGACAGTATGAGGGACTGGGATATATCTGATAGCCAGGGCTGTCAAATTTAATCTTGACACTTGATATAAAGCTTTGACAATTCATTGAATTGAAAGCTCAGTCAaattgtgtggaaaaaaaaaaaaaaaaagattcagctCAATCCCCCTTGTCTTTGGCTGGACCAAACTAAATATTTTTGGCACCCTTGGGGTAAAACTTTTAAGTGCTCACACTTATTTatcagggggaaaaaacatCCAGCAAGTAGGATATGCCCAATTAATAAATTTTAACATTTGGCAGATAATGTTCATGTCAGCATCTTCGGAGGGCTCAAAGACGTTGGCAGTTCACATAAACCTGAGCACGTTGCTTACTTCTTTACCTGTGTGGTTCCCAGGGAATATTGCAGTCGTCTCTATTGTTAAATCAATTGGCCTTGCTCTTGGAATGTTAATTTGGGGGTCCTCCAGTATGTTGATGGGATGGGCCAGTTCAAGGTGAGTCAAATTTATTTACAGTCTATGGATGGATTTtgcttttcttgtcttttctaAATTTGGATAAGTTCATAATAACCGGGATATGAAGAAAGTTAAGCATTATTTGCCTTTTTATATGGATGCCATACGATGTAAttgttcagtttttatttgatAGTATAGTTTAACAAAATACGACTGTCTCTTAAAGGTTTGGCTTGTTTGGGATTGATGCTGAGACTGTTTCCAGGCCGATATTAAATTATTGTGGAGCTGGGTTGTGTCTACTCAGGTAATGTCTCTCACATTTCCAGTTTTAATGTTGTTCATACTAGCTGCAGCCTTATGGGTTATTTTGAATTTTGTATTGGATAATGCatggtatttttatttattttatttttttttccccagtggcttgatctttttctttgttaaatctGATGTAGCGCTTCATCCTGACTTGGAATTTGTTCCATTGCTAATTGACAGAGTGAGTATATCATTAGTTGAATGTgaagttgacttttttttttttttttttttttttttcatcatttgatttCAGTGAAAGCAAACTTTTCATTTACTAATTATCagtaaaagtttgttttttttcatgctttCTCAAACTGATTTTTGAGGTTTCCCCCCTGTCTTCTTTACTTGTATGTATTCAAAGACATTGTGaaaattaactttattttttgtaGAGGGCAAATTCAGGAAGTTATGGACCATGTTCCAGTGATTTCTGGATAGATGCCATTGGACCAAAGAATAGACGAATTCTGTGAGTTTTATTCGGTAGCTTACGGAGTTCGGTGCACAGAAATAATTAAAAAGCTTTATTGAATATTGAATTTTTGTAGatttaattttatgtattgattttacaaagaacaaaacaattGAAATGTAAACTATTAATTGAATTCTCCAGTTGCCTGCTGGTTTGGTTttagatgggggggggggatattcTATTAGGACTTAAAAGAATTGGTTATTGGACACATTCACAACTAAGACAACGTATTAAGCTCCCTTTAAATGAGTTGCTGTAGCATTACAATGCTGAAATCAAGAACAGCCTGGACACCcaaaaagaagcaaagaaacGGAAATagtttgaatgcaaaaaagTTGCCACACTGAGGTGCTTAGATTGTATGTACTGATGTACATCTACCTTTAAAAATGTTGTGAATAGGTGTATGCACATTTCCCTTTACCTTGTCAGTCTGTCTGCTTTGTGAAAAATGTTGAAATTAACATACAAATTGAACAAGGTTTCAGAGGAGACTTGGACTGCATCTTTTATTCAGTTCTTTACTTTATCTTATGCCCCTTTCAAACAGTGGTTGTCTGCTTGCTGTTATGGTCGGCCTGCTGTATGGCTCCTGCTTTATACCCATTCTCTACATAAAGAGCCATTCAGTGTGCCCTGACAGCATTTTCTATGGAGCCAGTGTCTATGGTATGATGTCAGCATTTGATAACTCTTCATTTTGAACATTCAATGTGCTATTATTCTCTAAATGGGCAAACAATGAAGACAAAATTAAAATGTCATCTCTGATCAGGATGGCTCCCACAGTTGGTTGGTAAATAAGGGCGCTCTCTCCCAAGAACCTGGTTTAATGACCAGAACTAATTCCTGTTTGTCTCTTCACAGATCCTGACTATGTGTATGCACAGAGCTCAGGCATTTTTCTTACAAGCACAGTGTACTTTGCCATctactgtgctgtcatgaataACAAGCCCAGAGTTTACTCCAGAGTCATCCTGCCAGGTAAACACTCTGCTCAAGCTTTTCAATTGGCCATGATCCTTTTGAACATTCGTTAAAACTTTATCAAACCAATTAACCTTTTTTGTTTAAGGTATAAGCTAACAAAGGGACCTCAGTATTGACAAAcaggattattttttttttttttaaacttgattAGAGTCTGAGGGGAAAACAGTAATTATTTTCTTGCCTTGATACTTCCACAGTGCAGTACAGATCTTCCAAACTAAACGTGGAAAGAGGTCAAACGGTTCAGAGATCTTGTTTATAACAAAGCTATAATTTAACAGGGGGCAAGTGTTGATCTTATCCATTTTAAAGTCAAACTGGTTGGGCACCACACAACCCAGAACAATCTGTGTCAGGCAGTCTAAAAACTGAGGACTTTTCTCCCAGTTTCCACCAGAATATTTATTTCTGAACCACATAATTGTTGTGCCCAAGAGGCCACTGTGTCTAATAATAGCTCCAGTTTGACCCCCATGAAGACAGGAAGAGTATGCTGCTGTGCAGCTTCATTTTGCTCGGCTCCCTATGCAATCATGTCTATTTTACTGCCAAAACCAGGCATGCAGTATGGCACCTCACTGCAGTGATGTGaaaaaaagttagaaaaaagCAGGCAAGAAGAAGAACTCTCAGCTTTGGTCTGTACTTTAACTTGAGCACAAATTAAGTCTTCCCATTTTCCTCTTGAGGACTTTTGTCTGGAATGATGTGGGCCTTGGGCTCATACTGCTGGTTCCTGGCCTGTGACTACTTGTCTCCTATCATTTCCTATCCTATTGGCACTGCAGTAAGTACATAACATCTTGACATTTGTGGGCTGTATACATGTAAAAAGGAAACTGCAAAACTTTGACACAGATTTATACACTGCTCAGTGTTGAagcattttttgttttgaaagtcAGACTGAAGCACTTGTATAATCTTTAAGtttctaaaca
Above is a genomic segment from Odontesthes bonariensis isolate fOdoBon6 chromosome 13, fOdoBon6.hap1, whole genome shotgun sequence containing:
- the gask1b gene encoding Golgi-associated kinase 1B, producing MGKSRVHWLCFPFLKLTSNFRRCSLSKRSLLIAIACSLYLFFVVSHVGHPQRKPHKRTDKDKDRHTRGYNILDSNDAMIDSADLQNNAKFVVPTRSNVVYITLKSKRQKPPHIRGTIKPKLRRKLKKTKTSIQSVPQNRQLTAELDAGQIKRNFASETSWKESSDVDYKSLNIIDKSYDFGADSKISSIRIFSKRAPPWFSAQDLQTMRFLADGKVLRMKEIFRGNAPSLLIFEGESIAPLADQKNSKRNEVCRGQCGIIHSPVDNMEVFAFHLDRVLGINRTLPAVNRKFSLLHDARSCPVVSWDASLYPKGLAAGLATVRLTWGEYQSSLKQRCWHKNISPKPNSGCATIHHYEWSKLALFDFLLQIHNRLDQSCCGFRPRREDVCVELGHHSCGDNIQLANIIYRDQDPRHLVFTNNKGFFDRNEDNLDFRLLEGIKELPEQAVSVLRSRKLREKLLQSLFLDQTYWESQSSRPGIDKLIDIIERRAEVLLTYINAHGIKVIPMNV
- the tmem144b gene encoding transmembrane protein 144b, whose translation is MSNEKPTLFFIMPKVNRSALTLLVWSLLMVLCHSTEDSKDGGATHGIDTLETNLFRNSSNATHLAYGLAANIAAVLLYGSNVVPIKRTETGDGMFFQWVSCAAIWVVSMLGNLMLQSPKFYPLAMVGGVIWTTGNIAVVSIVKSIGLALGMLIWGSSSMLMGWASSRFGLFGIDAETVSRPILNYCGAGLCLLSGLIFFFVKSDVALHPDLEFVPLLIDRRANSGSYGPCSSDFWIDAIGPKNRRILGCLLAVMVGLLYGSCFIPILYIKSHSVCPDSIFYGASVYDPDYVYAQSSGIFLTSTVYFAIYCAVMNNKPRVYSRVILPGLLSGMMWALGSYCWFLACDYLSPIISYPIGTAGYGLVAGLWGSLVFKEIKGFANCSIFFLASCVVVTGSLLTAFSKI